The DNA sequence CAATGAAGACGGCACTGTCTGGATCGTCTTTAACGGCGAAATCTACAACTACCAGGAGCTCAGAACTGAACTGGTAAGACAGGGGCACCAGTTCAAAACGGAATCCGACACGGAAGTCATCGTCCATCTTTATGAAGAGCAGGGGGCTGCCTGCGTGGAACATCTAAGGGGGATGTTTGCATTTGCCATCTGGGATGAACGTCGCCAGCGTCTCTTTCTGGCACGCGACCGCATGGGACAGAAGCCCCTGTTTTATCGGGAAGAACCAGGTCGGTTAAGCTTTGCCAGTGAGCTCAAATCGCTCCTGCAGCTGCCTGGTGCCAGCCGGGAAGTTGATCCCCACGCCATCGATCTGTTTCTCGCCTATCAATATGTGCCACACCCCTGGTCAATTCTGAAAGGCTACCAGAAGTTGCCCCCGGCACACCGCGCAATCTACGAGCAGGGACAACTCACCGTTGAGCGCTACTGGACGCCCCCTTATCAGCATCCTGAATTACGAACAGACCTGAATTTCCAGTCACCTCAGGAATGGTCAAAGGTACTTCGCCAGACATTAACGGAATCCGTTCGAATCCGCATGCGGAGTGATGTCCCTCTGGGAGCGTTTCTCTCCGGGGGAATCGATTCGACAATCATCGCCGGATTGATGCAGAGTATGTCCGAACGACCGGTTCATACCTTTTCGATCGGCTTTCCGGTGAAACAGTTTGACGAGACCAGCTATGCCCGCGAGGCAGCAGCCATGCTGGGAACCGAACATCACGAGTATGTGGTCGAACCCGAAGCCCTCGAAATGCTGCCCCGTCTGGCCTGGCATTACGATGAACCTTTTGCCGACAGTAGTGCTATCCCAACCATGTACCTTTCACAAGTCACCCGGCAGGAAGTCACCGTTTCTCTTTCCGGAGACGGAGGAGACGAACTGTTTGCAGGCTACGACCGCTATCGAGCGGTGGCACTTTCACAGTGGTTTGATCGACTGCCGGGGTTCCTCAGAAAAATGATGACTGCTTCCATCTGGCAGAAACTCCCCGCATCAGTGGAACAGAAATCATTTCGCCGCCGCGTCAAGCGATTCCTGGCAGGACTCGCAGTTCCTCCGGAACGTCGCTACCTCAAATGGGTCGGCATCTTTGATACAGAACGCCGACTGGAGATGTATACTACCGAATTCAGAGAGCAAATCCAGAACTTCGATGCCGATCAGTTCCTGCTTGACGCTTACCAGCTCTGTCCCGACCGCGACTTTGTGACTCGCACGACTGCGACCGATGTACTGTCTTATCTCCCCTGTGACATTCTGACCAAAGTTGACATTGCCAGCATGGCGCACAGCCTGGAGTGTCGCAGCCCGTTCCTGGACCATCATGTCGCGGAACTGGCAGCAGTCATGCCCCTGGAACTGAAAATGCACAAAGGCCGCGGCAAACAGATTCTCGTCGACACATTTGCTGATCTCCTTCCTGAATCGATCCAGACACGCAAGAAAATGGGATTCGGTGTACCGCTCAATCACTGGTTCCGTCATGAATTGAAACCATTACTCTACGATGTTCTGCTTGACCAGCGGGCCATTGATCGTCAGATCTTTGACCGAAAGGCTGTAGAACAGCTGATCAACGAACACCAGAATCAGCAATGGGATCACAGTGCTCGCCTCTGGTCACTGCTAGTCCTGGAAATGTGGTTTCGAACCTTTATGGATCCGGCAAGCATTCCCGATCACTTTCCGGAAGCTGCCCTGGTCTGACCGTTTTCGGCTCCGCCCCTTGAGCTTTATCTGCGAATCAGAGAAAATATTCAGAGCCGTTGATACTTCAACCTGCCTTACTGATTCCCGCCCAAAACGAGACGACCATGCGTGTTTTTGCTTTAAACTCACTCTTAATGCTGTTCTGCCTGATCTTTCTGAAACCTGCTGTTGCAGAGACTCCCGATTCAACCATAGCACCCCCTCAAACGACCTGGGAGGAATGGCCGCAGTGGCGAGGACCGCGCGGTGATGGCACCTGGAATGGTCCTCCACTCAAAACAACCTGGCCTGAATCGGGGTTGAAAAAACTCTGGTCCCACGACCTGGGGGGAGGCTACGGGGGGATTTCTGTAGCGGATCGAAAACTCTATGTCATGGATCGGCCTGTAGCCTCGTCTGAAGATCAGCAAAAGCAGCTGGCATCCACAGTCATCGAGTCGCGCGGCAGAATGTTGAACGGGTGCTCTGCTTTGACGCCCAGACTGGTCAACAGATCTGGGCGCACACCTATCCCTGCGATTACCATGACCTCGATTATGGCAATGGCCCTCGCGCGGCCCCCACGATCGTGGATGATCTGGTCTACACGCTGGGAACGATGGGCGATGTTTACTGTCTGTCTGCGAAAACCGGGAAGGTGATCTGGAAGAAGCAACTCGTTGAAGACTTCGGGGGGAAAGTACCACAGTGGGGGTATGCCGCTGCTCCTTATGTACTGGGAGACATGGTCATCCTGCTACCTGGAGGCAAAGAGCAGGGGACCGCGGTCGTTGCCCTCGACCGTAAGACAGGAGTCGAACGGTGGCGATCACTCTCCGATACTGCCGGCTATGCGACACCTCTTTTGATCAACCACCAGGGTCGGTCACAATTAATCATCTGGTCACCCAATCACATTCACAGTGTCAATCCACAGTCAGGGAAACATTTCTGGTCGGTCCCTTATAAAATCACTTACGGTGTCGCGATCGCCAATCCTATTGCGCATGAGGGGCTGGTTTTTGTGGCAGGTTACTGGGATGGATCCAAAGCCATTCAACTGGGCACTCAGCCAGAAGAGGCAGAGCTGAAATGGGAGGACCGACGCACACTGAGAGGTCTGATGTCACAACCGCTTTACCGAGATGGCTACGCGTATCTACTCGATAAAAAATTTGGTCTGACCTGTTTTGAATTCGCCACGGGAAAAAAAATCTGGGACGACAAAAACCAGATGACACCCGGTAATACTCGTAATCCGCAGGCAACCCTGATCTGGCTGAAGCAGCAACAGCCCCGAGCCCTGATCCTCAACTCAGACGGGGATCTGATCCTGGCTGAACTGGATCCTTCCGGGTACAGGGAACTGGCCCGGACCAATCTGATTGGAGAGACCTGGGCCCATCCCGCTTATGCGGAAAATCGGATTTTTGTACGCAGCAATACCCGGATTATTGCCTACGAACTGCCCGTCCTGGAATCGATTGACGAATCCCCATAAAAGCCACAGAGCTGCACTGTAAACTTCCCAGTCCAGTCGATAGAATGCCTGTGAGCATTCCTGGGGAGTGCTCTGTGCTGTTGTGCGCTGATAATTCACACATTGTTTATTCAAAGATCCAGAAGCCAATATGAATTCGACTTCGGAACCTCAATCCGAGAATACCGGGCCAGGTACGGAGCTGCTGGGGCCTGAAATCTGGAACCTGCCCAACCTGATCACCGTCAGTCGACTGGTGCTCTCATTGATCCTGTTCGTGATCATCTATCTCGAAGGCTGGTGGAAAACCTCTGCCTGCCTGTTCATCGTGGCAGCGGCTACAGATTTTCTGGACGGTTATTTCGCTCGAAAATACAATCAGGTCACAACGCTGGGCAGGATCATGGACCCCTTTGTGGATAAATTCATCATCTGTGGTGCATTTATCTTCCTTCTGGAACGGGGTGCCGCTTCCGGGATCAATGCCTGGTTCGTCCTGATCATCATCGGACGGGAAATGTTTATCACCAGTCTCCGTGGCTTCCTCGAAAAAAGAGGACGCGATTTTTCCGCCAGCTGGAGTGGGAAAATTAAAATGGGCGTACAGTGTGTAGCCGTTGTGGTCAGCCTGCTCTCATTGAGCCCTGAAGCCCCGTTTAATACCCCCGGTTTCCTGATATTTCGCGATGTTACTATCTGGGCAACGGCTCTGATTACACTGTACAGTGGCATTGATTACGTGCTCCGTGCCTCCCGGATGCTCAAACGTAACCCACTGTAATCTAAGCTATTTCAGACACATCTTTGCAATATTCTATCAGTTGATTCGAATAACAAATTCGAGAATTCAGCAAAATCACTGCTCATCTAGATGCTGTCAGCGGTATAAAATGGATTGAACTACTAACTTTATCAGCTCTTGAATTTGAATAGATGCATGAATGACGTAAACCAGCCACGGCCTCCTTCTGATCAGATCATTGAGGTTAAGCCCGGTGACTATCAGACCGAGGTCAAGGATTATTCACCCCGGCAACCTGTCTACAACAGGCCACCCGCTCCCACGCGGAGCAAGGTCCCATTGATTCTCTTCATTCTGACCTGTTTGAGCACGTTGATCGTCGGCGGGACACATAGCCCTTTTATTCCGACTCCCGGGCAGTTCCAGTTGTTGTTCTCGAAAATCCAGGCCATGGGCTGGACAACGTTTTTCAGCAACGGTTTTTCATATGCCGGCCCGGTGATGTTGATTCTGCTCTCCCATGAAATGGGACACTATCTCCAATCGCGACGTTACCACATCCCGGCGACCCGTCCGATTTTTATCCCCATGCCGATGAGCCCCTTTGGTACCATGGGAGCAGTCATTCTCCAGAGAGGGGGAGTTGCCGATCGCAAGCAGATGTTTGATATCGCGGTCTCCGGTCCTCTGGCAGGGCTGGTGTTTGCAATTCCCTTCGTTTACTGGGGGCTGCTCAATTCAACCGTGGAAACGATCGTTCCCGGCTCTGGAGTCGTCAGTTTCGGCGAACCACTGATTCTGAAATGGATGATTACACTGGTTCACGGTCCCCTGGCTGAAAACCAGGAAATCGCCATGAACTCCATGCTGTTTGCAGGCTGGGTTGGAATCTTCATCACTGCCCTGAACCTGATCCCCATTGGACAGTTGGATGGAGGGCACATCCTGTATACCCTGATCGGCAAACGAGCCAATGTTGTCGCTCAGCTGGTTCTGCTCGGCGCGATTGGATATATGGCGTATTCGAACGAATTTTCCTATTCGCTGCTGATTCTGCTGCTTATCTTCTTCGGAGTCACACATCCTCCTACTGCCGACGATACCGTTGAATTGGGCCCCATGCGAACATTTATCGGGTGGGCAACACTCGCGTTTTTCATCATCGGCTTTACCCTGACACCGATCACGATTCATTAATCGCCAGGTAGCGAGATCAGAAGCAGCAGATTATTTGATCTTCTCCAACAGTTGTTCTGATCGAAAGACGATCTCCAGATCTTTATTTTTCGTGGCCTGTTGCAACTGTTTTTGGGCAGCCCGACCATATTCTGCCAGTTCCTGCTGAGCCTCTTCCCGCTTCGCCCAGACCGGATCACCAAGCTGCGCGATTAACAGATCAATGTGCTTCTGCAATGCAGGATCCACGTCAACCAGAATCACCAGTGCAATCCGACGTAGCACATCAGGATGGGGTGTCAGTTCCAGCGGGACACTTTTGTCGAGAACTCCTTCATCCATGCAATAAATGACCGTTGCCTGATCTTCTCGAAAACCATAGTCATTCAGAATGCGCTGCACATACTCAATCTCAGGTTTTCCCAGCCCCCGCTCACTCAGATAGTCTCCCCAGAAACTCAGGATCTGTTCACGCGAAACCGGCTGCTTTTCTACATAGGGTACTTTGACGGGATCCACTTTAGTTTCCGTCTTCGCGGGTGTTGCCGGTTTCTTTGAATCAGCAGCTTTACCAGATAACAACTGTGGTAGCGCACCTACGTTCCGCAGTTGATCCCCCAGAACTTTCAACTTCGCAGCTTCTTCTGCTGCCGCCTTGGCTTTGAGTTTTTTATCAGAGAGCGGATCGACCTTGGATGCTTTCGTTTTATCGTCTGTCCCGGACTGCGGTTTCGACTTCTGGTTTGACAATCCAGGAATCTGATCAACGGCTGCCAGTTTCCATTGCTTTGGATTGTCTGTCGGTTGAATAACCGTCAGATGTTGTAGCATACCGGGCTCTCGATTCTGGACTTGGAACCCGTCTGCTGAGTGGGTCATGGATATCTGGGGCGTATGATTGACTTCAACATCATACAGAATGAAGCGATCACTTTTGTTGTTCGCATTTACAAACAGTCGATCAGCCTGCTGCAGGGGGCTCAGCCAGTGAGAACCCGGGATCTGAAAACTTGCCGAACCTGATTTCGTGAGTTGGCAGGCGCGCCAGTAAATCCGCCGAGACTGGATCCGCGCTGTGGGCCAGTGAGAAAGGAATCGTCCTGAAGGGAATTCCACCAGAACATCGATATCTTTAACTTCTGGTCCAGCAAATGTAATCAGCCCCAGAGGAGTCGGTTTATCGCTTCCCTCACTATCAGCACTCAACCGTCGCGACTGCATAAAGCCTGGCAGTGTGGACCGGAACAAACCAGAATCATTCATTTTTTTTCCGTGGGCAGAGACCAGGTAAACTCCCACATCACGGACAATCAGCTGCGAGCCGCTTTGAGTTGAATCACCTTCTGCCAGGCAGTGAGTTCCCAGTATCGGTGCGCAGAGAACTGCCATGAGCAAACTAATACAAAGCAGTTTGCTAAGAGAATGAGGTTGAAACTCCAGTGCTCCGCTCTTTGAAATACATTTATCTTCTGTATTCATGATGATATCTACCATTACAGCATTCAAATCTGATCTATTTCTTACTGACAGCCAGGCCCTGGGGAGATGCCCGGATCAACTGAGGTGCTCCCCAGACAAATCGGTCTCCCACATTCTGCTGTTGACCAAAATCAACCGTCAGAGTCAGTTGTTGACAACCGCTCACGTCTAAGTTGAGCGGTCCCTGCTGCGTCTGGCTGGTAAATGCCTGGTTCTCAAACAGGGTTTTCCCATCTGCCGAGACGGTCACAGCGACATTGCCGGAATCGCCGGTCCCATGCTGCAGTCCCGGGGTCACAGTGAATTTCTCGAACTGCCGGTCGAGGCGATAAACCAGGATCGTTTTTGCATGCACACACAAGCCTTTTGAAAATAACCGCTTGCCGATCTGCAGCTCTTTTCCGTTAAATGAACGGTTGATTTGGTAAGGAAAGACCTGATTAAAAAACGGCACCTCTGTTACTGTTTCTGGAATGATTTCCGTCAATGAGACAGAGCGGGCATTGATCGTTTTTACAGATTCCAGATCTTCGTTGGATACAGACAGTTTTGCCCCGCCAGGCAGGTCAATTGTCAGCTGAGAGGGATCGGTAGATGAGACCACCCCCGGCAGTTGAGAACCACCGACCAGTCGAATCAGACTGATCAGCTTAAGGCTGTTTTTTTTCTCAGTTCGTTTTTTGTGCAGCACGAGCCCTACAACGCGCTCCTGTTTGACTTCACGTTCCTCCCCCTGGTAGAGGAACCGCAGGCTCTGACTATCCATACTCACAACTTCGCCTGTCACCCGGTGAACTTTCCCATCACTGGTTCGAATGTAAGCGGTATCTTCAGTCTTCGATTCACCTTTTCGTTCAGAACGTCCTGGCTGACTGATTCCTTCTGCCTGATGCCAGACTTCCTGAATCACATCAGGCTGCAATGTAACATCAACATCCTGAGATGCGAGTGGCAGCGTCATGACAACTCCGTTTGCATCCCACTGTTTTAGTTTACCCGTCAGCTTTCCATCCTGATTAAAGGTCAGTTTCCAGCTGGATTCTTTTTTACCCTGCGATTTGCGATACAGTTCACGAGGAAACGCTCCGAGATAAAACTGTGCCTTACTGTTTTTGTCCGTATCAATCGAAAATGTATATTCGCCATCCTGCGGAATCTTGATGAGTCCCTCGTAAATAATTCCAAAATGAATCACACTGCGTTTGGTCAACAGTGCCAGTCGCGGACTGGCACCATATTTCTTCACAGACAGGTAACGCAGATCCAGAATCGATTTAACTGCCGCCGGATCAGTCCATTCCATCAGTCGGTAGGCAACATACCGTTCCGGCTGTTTCACTTCTACTGGCAAACGGAAACCAGCCTGATCCACCTGATACTCACGCGTGGCTATTTTTCTCACCTGATCCGTGACCCGTGAAAGCATCTCCCGGGGTACTTCTGCATTTTTAATCCCGGGCCCCGACATTTTGATCTCCAGCTTCGCCACCCCCAGCGTATGATAATAGGGTAGAGTAAATCGGTGATACCCTTTCCGCAGCTTGATTTTCGCGGTGCGTGGCCCACTGGTATAGCTGGGTTTCTCACCATCAATTAATAACTGACTGACGTTTTGTGGCAGGGCAGGCTCGACAAATTTGTATGATGTTACATCAAACAGGTTCACCTTCTGCTGCTGTTTCCCAACATCTACAGTCAATGAGTCAGCGGTGATACTCCTAATCTGACCGCTGATTTTTTTCCCGTCATAAAGCATTACCTCATCAGCCTGAACATGCTCCTCCAGGCCAACCAACAGCGCAGACAGCCAGACAAGACTCCATCCGGTTGATACCAGCATTCGATTCATGATTTTACTCTTGTTTATCAGTCGTCTCATTTTTCTTCAGATCCTTGTTCCGCGCCAGTCGCCGAAAGTAATCTGCGAGTATGTCTTCATAGCCGGGAGGAAAGCCCTCCGTACGTGACTGCAGAATTTTCTCGCGCTGTTTGGGCGTCAGGTCGGCCCAGTTGCGTCCTTTTTTGTCGGGTGCTCTGAGGTCTCCCTGTCCGCCAGGACCTTTTCCCAGTGTCGAAGCATTTGCCGGGCGTGATGGATTCGCCCCTGCGCCACCGCCCCCTTTCTTGCATGATTTCTCTAGCATCTCAATCAAGGTGTCCAAACGGGAAATAATCCGCGGCTGAGTTGTCCTGGCTGGTTTCTTCGTCTGGCCCTGATCGAAATCATTAATCACTGATTTAACATCGGTCTGGATATTCTTAAACGGATCTTTTAACCAGGCATCATCGCGCATCAGGGAGATGACATCCTGTTGCCCGGGAAGCGTACCTGGTGAGATTTTTCCCGGGACAGGAACTGGTTTAGAGGCCTCGATCGCCTTTTCTGTTTTCTCTGGACGATCTATGTCAGCAGCTTGTGCCGTCTCCAGCCAGAGCGTTACACAACAGACTGTCACTGCCAGGTATACATGGCTGTGTTTTAAGCAGATTTGCATGCGTCGCATCATTCACCTCCCAGACAATGAGGACAGGTCATACTGTGTAAGCGACCGGTAACCGTGTCGATTTCTTTCTGACGTACCGTTAGTAACTCGATGCGGTCTTTCAGCGAATCGCCTGTGATCTTTTTATCTGCAATCTGTCGATCAAGGCTTTCTGTCCGCTGGTGCACGGACTGCTGCATCCAACGGAGCATTTTGACCTCCGCCAGCAGCTTATTCCGATTCCCCTGACACCCCTTACATTGACCACCGCCATTCTTACTGGCTGGCCGCGAAGCTTCCTGCATCGCATCGAGCAGTGCCTGGAGGTCTTTCTCGATCTGCTGCTGATCTGCGATGATTTCCTGATCGGCCTGTCCCTGTTCCAGGCCTTCGCTGACGAATTCCATCTGTTCGCGAATCGCGCCCAGTGCAACAGGCAGGACCAGGCTGAAACGGGTCAATTCGCAGAGCTCAATCGACTCTGAGCAGAGACTGATTATCTTCTCCTCAGAATTCGACAGTCGCCTGACTGCCGCCAGTGCCTGTTTCTGCTTCTGCGCCACGCGGTCCTGCAGTTTGGTTGTAACTTCGCGAATCTGTTTCTGCTGCACAATCATATCCTGCAACTGATCCATTGCACGTTGACGAACCAGTGACTCGACTTCTTTGCGAAGTTGTTCTTCCAGTTTCTGTGTTTCCTGATACGCACGGCTCAACTGCTCTATTGCTTTTTTCTGCTCTTGTGAAGCCGGATTAGGTTTTGACTCTCCCAGTTTTTTACAGGCGCCTCCCATGCATTTGCCGGCTCCTGACAGTGAATTACAGATTCCCTGCGATGCGGCTCCGTATTCACGCAGTTGTTGCTGCAGATTTTCTGCGGACTTCTGATTGCGACGTTCACTGGTTTCCAGGGCCTTAAATTTCTCAGAATCGGTCTTTTGTGTTTTTTGCTGCTCCAGTGTGTGAGAAAGCTGCAGCTCCTCTTTTTTGATGAGTTTGTTCAAGGTTTCTCGAGAGTCAATCAATTTACGCAACTGTTCCAGTTTCAGCTCCAGACCAATATCGGCGGTCAGCAGCAGTTTTTTCAGTTCTTCCAGCAGTACCAGAATTTCCTTCTGCTCCTGGCTGGCTTGATTCAACTTCAGGTCATCCAGCATTCGGGAAGCTTCTCCCATCCGATCTAGAATCAGCTGTTCGCGAGCTTTTCGTAATCCCAGCAGTAGTCTGGCGGCGTCCTCGGGCTGCGACTCCTGAATCAGGCGGGAGAGACGAAACATCCGCTCCTCTAACTCCTGCATGTGCGCCTTGGCTTTGTCCTGTTCGAACTGAATCCGCTTCCGAGGCGTTACTTTCTCACTTGAGCTGACCGCAGTATTGGATACGGTGTCTGACTTGTCTTTAGCCTGTAGCGCTCCCAACTGAACGGTCAGTACGACCAGCCAGATCATTCCGAATTTTCTTGCCTTGTGTTTGTTTCGCATGTCCCACACCTCCATCACAGGGGGAATCAGAGTGACGCGATCGTCACGACCTTTACTTATCAAAAATGGAATCAGTCTGCTTCTTTTTGAGTTCTTCTGTTTTATCTCTCACAACCTGTTCCAGTTTAATTACAGCGTTCAACTGATTGACTACGTCGATGAAACTGTCCCATTGAGCCATATTTTTCAGGATCTGGTCCATCGTCTTTAAAATCTGGTCCTGCTGATCGGTCGGTTCTGACAGCGGTTCCGGAGTCTGGCTCCGAAGTGACTCCAGCGACTGCCGTTGCCGTTCCATCTCACGATCGTGTAGACCTTGCAATGGTTTGAGCACCGTCTGCTCGATTAACTGCCAGGTCTCCGCACCTCCCAGCTGATTCAGTTTCATCTCTTCCACAGAACTGTTTAAAGCATGGCTGACCTGTCCGACTTCCCGTCGAATCAACTGATGTTCTCGAATCCAGGCCGCTGCTTCTTCCGAATTCCGGGCCAGTTTCAATTTATCACGTAACTGCTCTGCCTGATCACGTGCCTTTCGGAGCCGTGCCCTTAATTGCTGCTGCCGCAACAGAATTTCGCGGAACAGTTCCTCAGGCTTAACCACTCGAAACACTAACTGTCGTGAGTTGGTTTTCTGACGCCCTGTGAAACAGTTGTCTTCTGCAAAACTTTGAAAGGTAATCACCGCTCCCGGATTCAGTTTCATCTCGGCAATGGAAACCCGTTGTTCATGCTCGACAACGGTCTCTCTCGCAGGATCCTCCGGTCCATAAACAGGATAATTCTGCTCATGCTTCATATTTTTCGGAGTCGATGAATCCGATACTTCTTCGGGTTCAATTGCTGATTTATTTGAAGTTGAAATCCCGGTCAAAGGAACTTCTGATGTCATCCCCACCTGCCGTATTCCAAAATCATCGCGAGCTAAGATCGAAAAGGGGATCGTTGCCTGAGG is a window from the Gimesia benthica genome containing:
- the asnB gene encoding asparagine synthase (glutamine-hydrolyzing), whose amino-acid sequence is MCGITGTLWTTRDKNISPLVLRSMTSVISHRGPDDAGGYHSDLESRSFLFADENQWSDFTPNSETGAALGHRRLSIIDLGTGHQPLSNEDGTVWIVFNGEIYNYQELRTELVRQGHQFKTESDTEVIVHLYEEQGAACVEHLRGMFAFAIWDERRQRLFLARDRMGQKPLFYREEPGRLSFASELKSLLQLPGASREVDPHAIDLFLAYQYVPHPWSILKGYQKLPPAHRAIYEQGQLTVERYWTPPYQHPELRTDLNFQSPQEWSKVLRQTLTESVRIRMRSDVPLGAFLSGGIDSTIIAGLMQSMSERPVHTFSIGFPVKQFDETSYAREAAAMLGTEHHEYVVEPEALEMLPRLAWHYDEPFADSSAIPTMYLSQVTRQEVTVSLSGDGGDELFAGYDRYRAVALSQWFDRLPGFLRKMMTASIWQKLPASVEQKSFRRRVKRFLAGLAVPPERRYLKWVGIFDTERRLEMYTTEFREQIQNFDADQFLLDAYQLCPDRDFVTRTTATDVLSYLPCDILTKVDIASMAHSLECRSPFLDHHVAELAAVMPLELKMHKGRGKQILVDTFADLLPESIQTRKKMGFGVPLNHWFRHELKPLLYDVLLDQRAIDRQIFDRKAVEQLINEHQNQQWDHSARLWSLLVLEMWFRTFMDPASIPDHFPEAALV
- a CDS encoding PQQ-binding-like beta-propeller repeat protein encodes the protein MLCFDAQTGQQIWAHTYPCDYHDLDYGNGPRAAPTIVDDLVYTLGTMGDVYCLSAKTGKVIWKKQLVEDFGGKVPQWGYAAAPYVLGDMVILLPGGKEQGTAVVALDRKTGVERWRSLSDTAGYATPLLINHQGRSQLIIWSPNHIHSVNPQSGKHFWSVPYKITYGVAIANPIAHEGLVFVAGYWDGSKAIQLGTQPEEAELKWEDRRTLRGLMSQPLYRDGYAYLLDKKFGLTCFEFATGKKIWDDKNQMTPGNTRNPQATLIWLKQQQPRALILNSDGDLILAELDPSGYRELARTNLIGETWAHPAYAENRIFVRSNTRIIAYELPVLESIDESP
- the pgsA gene encoding CDP-diacylglycerol--glycerol-3-phosphate 3-phosphatidyltransferase; its protein translation is MNSTSEPQSENTGPGTELLGPEIWNLPNLITVSRLVLSLILFVIIYLEGWWKTSACLFIVAAATDFLDGYFARKYNQVTTLGRIMDPFVDKFIICGAFIFLLERGAASGINAWFVLIIIGREMFITSLRGFLEKRGRDFSASWSGKIKMGVQCVAVVVSLLSLSPEAPFNTPGFLIFRDVTIWATALITLYSGIDYVLRASRMLKRNPL
- a CDS encoding site-2 protease family protein; this encodes MNDVNQPRPPSDQIIEVKPGDYQTEVKDYSPRQPVYNRPPAPTRSKVPLILFILTCLSTLIVGGTHSPFIPTPGQFQLLFSKIQAMGWTTFFSNGFSYAGPVMLILLSHEMGHYLQSRRYHIPATRPIFIPMPMSPFGTMGAVILQRGGVADRKQMFDIAVSGPLAGLVFAIPFVYWGLLNSTVETIVPGSGVVSFGEPLILKWMITLVHGPLAENQEIAMNSMLFAGWVGIFITALNLIPIGQLDGGHILYTLIGKRANVVAQLVLLGAIGYMAYSNEFSYSLLILLLIFFGVTHPPTADDTVELGPMRTFIGWATLAFFIIGFTLTPITIH
- a CDS encoding NPCBM/NEW2 domain-containing protein, producing the protein MNRMLVSTGWSLVWLSALLVGLEEHVQADEVMLYDGKKISGQIRSITADSLTVDVGKQQQKVNLFDVTSYKFVEPALPQNVSQLLIDGEKPSYTSGPRTAKIKLRKGYHRFTLPYYHTLGVAKLEIKMSGPGIKNAEVPREMLSRVTDQVRKIATREYQVDQAGFRLPVEVKQPERYVAYRLMEWTDPAAVKSILDLRYLSVKKYGASPRLALLTKRSVIHFGIIYEGLIKIPQDGEYTFSIDTDKNSKAQFYLGAFPRELYRKSQGKKESSWKLTFNQDGKLTGKLKQWDANGVVMTLPLASQDVDVTLQPDVIQEVWHQAEGISQPGRSERKGESKTEDTAYIRTSDGKVHRVTGEVVSMDSQSLRFLYQGEEREVKQERVVGLVLHKKRTEKKNSLKLISLIRLVGGSQLPGVVSSTDPSQLTIDLPGGAKLSVSNEDLESVKTINARSVSLTEIIPETVTEVPFFNQVFPYQINRSFNGKELQIGKRLFSKGLCVHAKTILVYRLDRQFEKFTVTPGLQHGTGDSGNVAVTVSADGKTLFENQAFTSQTQQGPLNLDVSGCQQLTLTVDFGQQQNVGDRFVWGAPQLIRASPQGLAVSKK
- a CDS encoding coiled-coil domain-containing protein, whose protein sequence is MRNKHKARKFGMIWLVVLTVQLGALQAKDKSDTVSNTAVSSSEKVTPRKRIQFEQDKAKAHMQELEERMFRLSRLIQESQPEDAARLLLGLRKAREQLILDRMGEASRMLDDLKLNQASQEQKEILVLLEELKKLLLTADIGLELKLEQLRKLIDSRETLNKLIKKEELQLSHTLEQQKTQKTDSEKFKALETSERRNQKSAENLQQQLREYGAASQGICNSLSGAGKCMGGACKKLGESKPNPASQEQKKAIEQLSRAYQETQKLEEQLRKEVESLVRQRAMDQLQDMIVQQKQIREVTTKLQDRVAQKQKQALAAVRRLSNSEEKIISLCSESIELCELTRFSLVLPVALGAIREQMEFVSEGLEQGQADQEIIADQQQIEKDLQALLDAMQEASRPASKNGGGQCKGCQGNRNKLLAEVKMLRWMQQSVHQRTESLDRQIADKKITGDSLKDRIELLTVRQKEIDTVTGRLHSMTCPHCLGGE